Proteins from one Telopea speciosissima isolate NSW1024214 ecotype Mountain lineage chromosome 1, Tspe_v1, whole genome shotgun sequence genomic window:
- the LOC122658633 gene encoding pentatricopeptide repeat-containing protein At1g06140, mitochondrial gives MFQATLKSFPAISAHNPTKELSSLFNLTKTTSLVKELHGQLIVNGLHRIVFFGTKIADAYIELGYLENASKAFDQISFKNPRSWNTIVAGYSKYCCFSDVLQLYKRLRRESSPVDSFNLVFATKACLGLCLLREGESFHSEAIKWGLDTDAYVAPALLNMYVELGTLEEAQKVFSKISERNSVIWGAMMRGYLKFSKESEVFELFPQMINNGFQLDPFSMEGLIRACGNICAGKDGMALHGYCIKLCFMDSNYCLQTSITDMYTKCGFLDCALKFFKEIPDKDVVLWSTMIAGFAKNGGPLHAISLFRDMLEKAALLNVITFSSVLLACSQLGALQEGKTVHGYVIRNGFELDVVTYTAFIDMYAKCGSIGMAYKVFDWMPERNVYSWSAMINGFGIHGLYSEAITLFSRMVSENYIPNSITFVSVLSACSHSGKVEEGWHYFESMSRDFGIDPTEEHYACIVDLLGRAGKIEEAKLLIDYMSTKPGGSIWGALLSACRIHKRVELAEEVAERLLVLEPDQPSAFILLSNIYAAAGMWEKVKKMRLMMTEERLKKTVGFSSIEVERKVHVFSANDRLACRNTEIK, from the coding sequence ATGTTTCAGGCTACACTGAAATCCTTTCCCGCCATTTCTGCTCACAACCCTACCAAGGAACTGTCTTCTCTCTTCAACCTCACCAAAACAACTTCCCTCGTCAAGGAATTACACGGACAACTAATTGTAAATGGACTCCATCGAATTGTTTTCTTCGGTACGAAGATCGCTGACGCTTATATCGAATTGGGTTACCTGGAAAACGCCTCCAAAGCATTTGATCAGATCTCTTTTAAGAATCCACGTTCATGGAACACAATCGTTGCTGGATATTCGAAATACTGCTGTTTTTCTGATGTTTTACAGCTTTACAAACGACTGCGGAGGGAGAGTTCTCCGGTTGACAGTTTTAATTTGGTGTTCGCAACCAAAGCTTGCTTGGGGTTGTGTCTTTTAAGAGAAGGGGAGTCTTTTCATTCTGAAGCCATCAAATGGGGACTAGACACTGATGCTTACGTCGCACCTGCGCTCTTGAACATGTACGTTGAATTGGGTACATTGGAAGAGGCCCAGAAGGTTTTCAGCAAAATTTCTGAGAGAAATTCGGTCATATGGGGTGCTATGATGCGAGGGTATTTGAAGTTCTCAAAAGAATCTGAAGTTTTTGAGCTGTTCCCTCAAATGATTAACAATGGTTTTCAATTGGATCCTTTTTCAATGGAAGGGTTGATCAGAGCCTGTGGGAATATTTGTGCTGGTAAAGATGGAATGGCACTTCATGGGTATTGTATTAAACTTTGTTTCATGGATTCGAACTATTGTCTACAGACGTCCATTACAGACATGTATACAAAGTGTGGCTTCCTTGATTGTGCGCTCAAATTTTTCAAAGAAATACCGGACAAGGATGTTGTTCTATGGAGCACAATGATTGCAGGATTTGCCAAAAATGGCGGACCATTGCATGCAATTTCTCTCTTCCGAGATATGTTGGAAAAGGCAGCACTTCTGAATGTGATTACATTTTCTAGTGTTCTTCTTGCTTGCTCACAGTTGGGTGCTCTGCAAGAAGGAAAGACTGTCCATGGCTATGTGATTAGAAACGGGTTTGAATTGGATGTAGTAACTTATACTGCCTTCATTGATATGTATGCTAAATGTGGTTCCATTGGGATGGCCTACAAAGTGTTCGATTGGATGCCTGAAAGAAATGTATATTCTTGGAGTGCAATGATCAATGGGTTTGGAATACATGGTTTATATTCTGAAGCAATCACTCTTTTTTCTCGAATGGTATCTGAGAATTACATACCCAATTCCATAACTTTTGTTTCAGTCCTGTCAGCTTGCAGTCATTCTGGTAAGGTTGAAGAAGGATGGCATTATTTTGAATCAATGAGCAGGGACTTTGGTATTGATCCCACAGAGGAGCATTATGCATGCATCGTCGACCTATTAGGTAGGGCAGGTAAAATTGAAGAAGCAAAACTGTTGATTGATTATATGTCAACAAAGCCTGGTGGTAGTATTTGGGGAGCTCTACTAAGTGCTTGTAGAATTCACAAGCGAGTTGAATTAGCTGAAGAAGTGGCTGAAAGGCTCCTTGTCTTGGAGCCTGATCAGCCTAGTGCTTTCATATTGCTTTCTAATATATATGCAGCTGCTGGAATGTGGgagaaagtaaagaagatgaGATTAATGATGACTGAAGAGAGACTTAAGAAGACTGTTGGGTTTAGCTCCATTGAAGTTGAAAGGAAGGTCCATGTATTTAGTGCCAACGATAGACTGGCATGTAGGAACACAGAAATTAAGTAA
- the LOC122638296 gene encoding protein PSK SIMULATOR 1, translating to MVAEAWILKMGNQVSHNLKHALSLDPSKRKNNKKLEQKETIGILSFEVANVMSKTLHLHKSLTDQEVSRLKNEILKSEGVRNLVSSDESYLLELAVAEKLDDLNRVAAVVSRLGKRCTEPALQGFEHVYADIMSGVIDVRELGFLVKDMEGMIRKMERYVTSTSNLYNELEVLNELEQATKKFQNTQHEESRRAFEQKVIWQRQDVRHLKDVSLWNQTYDKIVGLLARTACTIYARVCILFRESLSRPGLSVLGTESSTGREGSSPAQEQSGQLSGQIDARRHFKLASEPLQPASSKSNAHKSGPIEKVAGETRPTTAGPRLVSQRSEVISFRDEDFIFPCGANPGKLFMECLSLSSSASMLDDDYEHEDHNSHSSGYHTAGNGLRREHPYRFGFSGQVETGAALSRDQKQSKCSLPSKSIFGFKSRSMIYATPSTVGGSALALHYANVIIVIEKLLRYPHLVGEDARDDLYQMLPTSLRMSLRMSLKSYVKNLAIYDAPLAHDWKETLDKILKWLAPLAHNMIRWQTERNFEQQQIVTRTNVLLLQTLYFSDREKTEAAICELLVGLNYICRYEHQQTALLDCASSFDFDDCVEWHLKH from the coding sequence ATGGTTGCAGAGGCTTGGATTTTAAAGATGGGGAACCAGGTAAGTCACAATCTCAAGCACGCTCTTTCCCTAGACCCTTCCAAGAGAAAGAACAACAAAAAGCTAGAACAGAAAGAGACTATTGGCATTCTCTCTTTTGAAGTCGCAAATGTAATGTCGAAAACTCTTCACCTCCACAAATCCCTAACCGATCAGGAGGTTTCTAGGCTTAAAAACGAGATCCTCAAGTCTGAAGGAGTAAGAAACCTTGTCTCCTCTGACGAGTCTTACCTTCTCGAACTCGCCGTTGCTGAAAAGCTCGACGACCTGAACCGTGTGGCTGCTGTTGTTTCTAGATTAGGGAAGAGGTGTACTGAGCCTGCATTGCAGGGTTTCGAGCATGTTTATGCTGACATTATGTCTGGGGTTATTGATGTGAGGGAACTTGGCTTCTTGGTCAAGGACATGGAAGGAATGATTAGGAAGATGGAGAGGTATGTAACTTCGACTTCGAATCTTTATAATGAATTGGAGGTCTTGAACGAGTTGGAGCAGGCAACGAAGAAGTTTCAGAATACCCAACACGAGGAAAGTCGCCGGGCCTTTGAGCAGAAAGTAATCTGGCAGAGGCAGGATGTGAGGCATCTAAAGGACGTTTCACTGTGGAACCAGACGTACGATAAGATTGTAGGGTTGTTGGCGAGGACGGCTTGTACAATTTATGCGAGGGTCTGTATTCTGTTTCGCGAATCTCTTTCAAGGCCTGGCCTCTCTGTTTTAGGGACAGAATCCTCTACTGGAAGAGAAGGTTCATCTCCTGCTCAGGAGCAGAGTGGACAACTTTCGGGCCAGATTGATGCGCGACGTCATTTTAAGCTGGCTTCTGAACCGTTACAACCGGCTTCAAGTAAGAGCAATGCTCATAAATCAGGACCTATTGAGAAAGTTGCAGGGGAGACAAGGCCGACAACTGCTGGGCCGAGGCTGGTATCACAGAGAAGTGAAGTTATTTCTTTTCGTGATGAAGATTTCATTTTTCCGTGCGGGGCTAATCCTGGGAAGCTCTTCATGGAGTGCCTTAGTTTGAGCAGTTCTGCTTCAATGTTGGATGATGACTATGAGCATGAGGACCACAATAGTCATTCTTCAGGTTATCACACTGCTGGAAATGGGTTGAGGAGGGAGCATCCATATCGATTTGGTTTCTCTGGTCAAGTTGAAACTGGTGCTGCTTTAAGCAGAGATCAGAAACAGTCCAAGTGTAGTTTGCCTAGCAAATCAATATTTGGCTTCAAGAGTAGGTCAATGATATATGCCACTCCTTCCACGGTTGGAGGCTCTGCTCTTGCATTGCATTATGCAAATGTCATAATTGTCATTGAGAAGCTGCTTCGCTACCCCCATTTAGTTGGTGAGGACGCCAGGGACGATCTGTATCAGATGCTGCCGACAAGTTTAAGAATGTCATTGAGAATGAGCCTCAAGTCTTATGTTAAGAATTTGGCAATATATGATGCTCCCCTTGCTCATGATTGGAAAGAAACACTTGATAAGATACTAAAATGGCTTGCACCTCTGGCACATAACATGATCAGATGGCAAACTGAGCGTAATTTTGAGCAACAACAAATTGTTACGAGGACAAATGTTCTTCTGCTCCAGacattatatttttctgatAGGGAGAAGACAGAGGCAGCTATCTGTGAGCTTCTTGTTGGTCTGAACTACATATGCCGTTATGAGCACCAGCAGACTGCCTTACTGGATTGCGCAAgcagttttgattttgatgattGTGTGGAATGGCATTTAAAACACTGA
- the LOC122638289 gene encoding pentatricopeptide repeat-containing protein At4g21065-like codes for MDLMVTNRTNFPVSFLSSTVLQMPIHHSKIKPSHHQQPNLSSHHHEHTNLEETKQIHAQLIKSHLDPNHPIPFEAFLPHFTTAAKFNSLITSYIKNNRPKEALNIYAHMRKNEAEVGNFTIPSILKACGQLSWTQQGKEIHGFILKSGLDWDVFVHNALIQMYTECASIESACRVFNKMTERDVVSWSTMIRSYSKNKFYSEALDLIREMHLLQVKPSEVAMINMVNLFADIASLKMGRTMHTYVIKNSNSDSVSIHTTTALIDMYAKCGSISHARRLFNGLAQKSIVSWTAMIAGYIRSGNLEQGMELFVHMKEEGVLPNEITMLSLVLESGSVGALDLGKRLHAYILRNGFHVSVALATALVDMYGKCGEIRSAKALFDGMGRRDIMTWTVMITAYSQAKCLHQALNLFLEMRSTSIEPNEVTMVNLISLCADAGALDLGKWIHAYIDKQGIQSDVILTTALVDMYAKCGDIDGAWRLFNASTCRDICMWNAMMCGLAMHGCGEEALELFSELERTGISPNDITFIGVLHACSHAGLVTQGRKLFSRMVTNFRLIPKVEHYGCMVDLLGRAGLLEEALKIINTMPVKPNTIVWGALLAACKLHKNSRLGELAARQLLEMEPYNCGYNVLLSNIYAAANRWSDVALVRRTMKHTGIKKAPGVSSIEVNGTVHKFLMGDWTHPQTEEIHQMLAEMTKKLKQVGYVADTSTVLLNIDEEEKETALSFHSEKLAIAFGLISTTPCTTIRIMKNLRVCEDCHAATKHLSKIYRRVIIVRDRIRFHHFSEGSCSCRDYW; via the coding sequence ATGGACCTGATGGTAACAAACAGAACCAATTTCCCTGTTTCATTCCTCTCATCAACAGTTCTCCAAATGCCCATCCATCATTCCAAGATCAAACCCAGTCACCATCAGCAACCAAATCTTTCTTCCCATCACCATGAACACACCAACCTGGAAGAGACCAAGCAAATCCATGCTCAACTGATCAAATCCCATCTTGATCCTAATCATCCCATTCCTTTCGAAGCATTTCTACCACACTTTACCACTGCTGCAAAATTCAACTCCCTCATCACTTCATACATCAAGAACAATAGACCCAAAGAGGCATTAAACATCTATGCTCACATGCGAAAGAATGAGGCTGAGGTTGGTAATTTTACAATTCCGTCTATCCTCAAAGCATGTGGTCAGCTCTCATGGACCCAACAGGGGAAGGAAATACATGGTTTCATCTTGAAGAGTGGGTTGGATTGGGATGTTTTCGTACATAATGCGTTGATACAGATGTACACCGAATGTGCGAGTATTGAGTCGGCATGTAGGGTGTTCAATAAAATGACTGAAAGAGATGTCGTCTCTTGGAGTACCATGATCAGAAGCTACAGTAAGAATAAATTTTATAGTGAAGCTTTGGATCTTATTAGAGAAATGCATCTCTTGCAAGTGAAGCCCAGTGAGGTTGCCATGATAAACATGGTAAACCTTTTTGCAGACATAGCTTCATTGAAGATGGGGAGGACAATGCACACTTATGTTATAAAGAACAGCAACTCTGATTCAGTTAGCATTCATACAACCACTGCTTTAATAGACATGTATGCCAAGTGTGGCAGTATATCTCATGCACGGAGGCTTTTTAATGGACTGGCTCAGAAAAGCATTGTATCATGGACTGCCATGATTGCAGGATACATTCGCTCCGGCAACTTAGAACAGGGAATGGAACTTTTTGTCCACATGAAGGAAGAAGGTGTGCTTCCAAACGAGATCACAATGCTGAGTCTGGTTTTAGAGAGTGGATCTGTGGGAGCTTTGGATCTGGGCAAGCGATTACATGCTTACATTCTCAGAAATGGCTTTCATGTATCTGTTGCTTTGGCCACAGCTCTAGTTGACATGTATGGAAAGTGTGGTGAGATAAGAAGTGCAAAAGCTCTCTTTGATGGTATGGGCAGGAGAGATATCATGACATGGACTGTCATGATCACTGCATACTCACAAGCCAAATGCCTTCATCAGGCTTTGAATCTCTTTCTTGAAATGAGGAGCACAAGCATCGAACCCAATGAAGTAACCATGGTTAATCTCATTTCACTCTGTGCAGATGCAGGAGCCCTTGATTTAGGCAAGTGGATCCATGCTTACATAGACAAGCAAGGGATCCAATCAGATGTCATTTTAACAACAGCTTTGGTAGACATGTATGCAAAATGTGGTGACATAGATGGGGCATGGCGGCTGTTTAATGCATCTACTTGTAGAGACATATGCATGTGGAATGCCATGATGTGTGGTTTAGCCATGCATGGTTGTGGTGAGGAAGCTCTGGAACTCTTCTCTGAACTTGAGAGAACAGGAATCAGCCCCAATGACATCACATTCATAGGAGTTCTGCATGCCTGTAGTCATGCTGGACTGGTGACACAGGGGAGGAAGCTCTTCTCTAGAATGGTAACCAACTTCAGGCTGATTCCTAAAGTTGAACACTATGGATGTATGGTAGATCTCCTCGGTCGAGCTGGACTTCTTGAGGAGGCACTCAAAATTATCAATACCATGCCTGTCAAGCCTAACACCATTGTTTGGGGGGCCCTACTTGCTGCCTGCAAACTTCATAAAAATTCAAGATTGGGGGAATTGGCAGCAAGACAGCTTCTTGAGATGGAACCTTATAATTGTGGTTACAATGTACTGTTATCAAACATCTATGCAGCTGCAAATAGATGGAGTGATGTTGCTCTGGTGAGAAGAACCATGAAACACACAGGAATTAAGAAAGCACCAGGTGTCAGCTCCATTGAAGTAAATGGCACAGTTCACAAATTCCTGATGGGAGATTGGACACATCCACAGACTGAAGAGATCCATCAAATGCTAGCAGAAATGACGAAGAAGCTGAAACAGGTTGGTTACGTAGCTGATACATCAACTGTGCTGTTAAAcatagatgaagaagaaaaagaaactgcACTTTCATTTCACAGTGAAAAACTGGCGATTGCTTTTGGTCTCATTAGTACAACTCCATGCACTACCATTCGGATCATGAAGAATCTACGAGTGTGTGAAGATTGCCATGCTGCTACTAAGCATCTCTCTAAGATCTATAGGAGAGTAATAATCGTCAGGGATCGTATTCGTTTCCACCACTTCAGTGAAGGATCTTGTTCATGTAGAGATTACTGGTAG